One Gossypium hirsutum isolate 1008001.06 chromosome A11, Gossypium_hirsutum_v2.1, whole genome shotgun sequence genomic window carries:
- the LOC107923439 gene encoding uncharacterized protein yields MDKSLSLRFRQIESGTTADFGLNSDGMLCIRGRICVSNYFDLRQSILREAHSSHYAMYLDGNKMYRDLRELYWWSGLKYEVTDFLVRCLTCPELFSETKFKVRLIRDRLKVASDRQKSYADLKRRDIECSVGDFMFLNISPWKKILRFGHKGKLSPGFIGPYQIVKHVELVTYQLELPLKLDRIHDVFHVSMLRRYGSDPSHIVSVEDIEVRLDLTFEEQPVQVLERDVKVLRRNPIPLVKVLWRNHSIEEAT; encoded by the exons ATGGATAAGTCTCTGAGCTTGAGGTTTCGACAGATTGAGAGTGGTACTACTGCTGATTTTGGGTTAAACAGTGATGGTATGTTGTGTATTCGAGGACGGATCTGTGTGTCGAATTATTtcgatttgaggcagtctattctgagggaggcgcatagtagccatTATGCTATGTATCTCGATGGcaataagatgtatcgagatctcCGTGAactgtactggtggtcggggTTGAAGTATGAGGTTACTGATTTTTTAGTGCGCTGTTTGACTT GTCCTGAATTGTTCTCCGAGACTAAGTTtaaggttagattgattcgggatcgTCTAAAAGTGGCTTCTGAcagacagaaatcgtatgcagatctgaagaggCGTGATATTGAGTGTTCTGTGGGGGACTTTATGTTTCTTAATatttctccatggaagaagatattgaggttcGGTCATAAAGGCAAGCTAAGCCCtggatttattgggccgtaccaGATTGTGAAGCATGTGGAACTAGTTACCTATCAATTGGAGTTACCCCTTAAACTGGAccgtattcatgatgtgtttcatgtctcgatgttgaggcggtaCGGATCTGATCCATCTCATATAGTTTCGGTTGAAGATATCGAGGTTCGGctggatttgacctttgaggagcaGCCGGTTCAGGTTCTGGAGcgagacgttaaggttctgaggagaaATCCCATTCCTTTAGTAAAGGTTCTATGGCGGAATCATAGTATTGAGGAGGCCACATGA
- the LOC107923976 gene encoding fatty acid hydroperoxide lyase, chloroplastic isoform X2, whose protein sequence is MAMATATMMMSRMMNMPPSSSSSTPSSSSSPLATQSLSTPSSPSSSRQASSLPLRTIPGSYGWPLVGPISDRLDYFWFQGPDTFFRSRMEKHKSTVFRTNVPPSFPFFLRVNPNVIAIVDCKSFAHLFDMEIVEKKDVLVGDFMPSVGYTGNTRVCAYLDTSEPKHAQLKNFSLDILKRSSKVWVAELQANLDKFFDTVESEISTNGTSSFFSHLQTFLFYFLCKSLLGADPALDPAVANSGPLTINLWLGLQLLPTVPVLAFQPLVEIFLHSYTYPSALVSGGYQKLYRFIEQHGKEVVQRGEQEFGLSASDSINNLIFTLGFNAFGGFSLFLPTLIGTIASDKTGLQARLSDEVKQICGSSSSGLSFDSLKGMELVNSVVYETLRMNPPVQLQYARARKDFQLASHDSAFDIKKGELLCGYQPMAMRDSNVFDEPESFKPDRFVGKGKELLNYLFWSNGPQTGSPTESNKQCAAKDFVTMSASLIVTRMFQRYDSISGDSSKITAVEKAN, encoded by the exons ATGGCCATGGCAACAGCAACCATGATGATGAGCAGAATGATGAATATGCCACCGTCATCGTCATCGTCAAcaccatcatcttcttcttcgCCGTTGGCAACTCAGTCACTCTCAACACCATCATCACCATCTTCATCAAGGCAAGCAAGCAGCCTCCCACTCCGTACAATACCAGGATCCTACGGGTGGCCTTTGGTAGGACCGATATCCGACCGTCTAGACTACTTCTGGTTCCAAGGACCAGACACCTTCTTCCGGTCGAGAATGGAGAAGCACAAGAGCACGGTTTTCCGTACCAATGTTCCCCCAAGTTTCCCTTTCTTCCTGCGGGTGAACCCCAACGTCATCGCCATTGTTGACTGCAAATCATTCGCTCATCTTTTCGACATGGAAATCGTGGAGAAAAAAGATGTTCTGGTAGGGGATTTCATGCCTAGCGTCGGCTACACTGGAAATACTAGGGTTTGTGCTTATCTCGATACCTCTGAGCCTAAACATGCCCAG CTGAAGAACTTTTCCCTAGACATCCTGAAGCGGAGCTCCAAGGTGTGGGTGGCCGAACTCCAAGCCAACCTCGACAAATTCTTTGACACCGTTGAATCCGAAATCTCCACCAACGGCACCTCATCCTTCTTCTCACACCTCCAAACCTTCCTCTTCTACTTCCTCTGCAAGTCCCTCCTCGGAGCTGACCCTGCCCTCGACCCCGCCGTTGCCAATTCTGGTCCCTTGACCATCAACTTATGGCTCGGCCTTCAACTCCTCCCCACCGTCCCTGTCCTAGCTTTTCAGCCCCTGGTTGAGATATTTCTTCACTCCTACACTTACCCTTCCGCCCTCGTAAGTGGGGGCTACCAAAAGCTCTATAGGTTCATTGAGCAGCACGGTAAAGAAGTAGTTCAGCGCGGTGAACAGGAGTTCGGTCTTTCCGCATCCGACTCCATCAACAACTTGATATTCACTCTTGGGTTTAATGCCTTCGGTGGTTTCTCCCTCTTTTTACCCACATTGATCGGCACCATAGCCAGTGATAAAACTGGATTACAAGCTAGGTTAAGTGACGAAGTGAAACAAATATGTGGGTCGTCCTCATCTGGTTTGAGTTTTGACTCGTTGAAAGGCATGGAGCTGGTGAACTCAGTTGTTTATGAGACATTGCGTATGAACCCACCGGTTCAACTTCAGTACGCACGAGCTAGGAAGGATTTTCAACTCGCTTCTCATGACTCGGCTTTTGACATAAAAAAAGGTGAGTTGCTTTGTGGGTATCAGCCTATGGCCATGAGGGACAGTAATGTTTTTGATGAACCAGAGAGTTTTAAACCGGACCGGTTCGTGGGGAAAGGGAAAGAATTACTGAATTACTTGTTCTGGTCGAATGGGCCGCAGACCGGATCACCGACTGAGTCTAACAAGCAATGTGCAGCAAAGGATTTTGTGACAATGTCAGCTTCATTAATTGTAACTCGCATGTTTCAAAGGTATGATTCAATCAGTGGGGATTCTAGTAAAATAACAGCTGTTGAGAAggcaaattga
- the LOC107923976 gene encoding fatty acid hydroperoxide lyase, chloroplastic isoform X1, protein MAMATATMMMSRMMNMPPSSSSSTPSSSSSPLATQSLSTPSSPSSSRQASSLPLRTIPGSYGWPLVGPISDRLDYFWFQGPDTFFRSRMEKHKSTVFRTNVPPSFPFFLRVNPNVIAIVDCKSFAHLFDMEIVEKKDVLVGDFMPSVGYTGNTRVCAYLDTSEPKHAQLKNFSLDILKRSSKVWVAELQANLDKFFDTVESEISTNGTSSFFSHLQTFLFYFLCKSLLGADPALDPAVANSGPLTINLWLGLQLLPTVPVLAFQPLVEIFLHSYTYPSALVSGGYQKLYRFIEQHGKEVVQRGEQEFGLSASDSINNLIFTLGFNAFGGFSLFLPTLIGTIASDKTGLQARLSDEVKQICGSSSSGLSFDSLKGMELVNSVVYETLRMNPPVQLQYARARKDFQLASHDSAFDIKKGELLCGYQPMAMRDSNVFDEPESFKPDRFVGKGKELLNYLFWSNGPQTGSPTESNKQCAAKDFVTMSASLIVTRMFQRIDRTCRRALNSGKEKKERNTFSTNFLPIHGGWFRQTGGYLVSAH, encoded by the exons ATGGCCATGGCAACAGCAACCATGATGATGAGCAGAATGATGAATATGCCACCGTCATCGTCATCGTCAAcaccatcatcttcttcttcgCCGTTGGCAACTCAGTCACTCTCAACACCATCATCACCATCTTCATCAAGGCAAGCAAGCAGCCTCCCACTCCGTACAATACCAGGATCCTACGGGTGGCCTTTGGTAGGACCGATATCCGACCGTCTAGACTACTTCTGGTTCCAAGGACCAGACACCTTCTTCCGGTCGAGAATGGAGAAGCACAAGAGCACGGTTTTCCGTACCAATGTTCCCCCAAGTTTCCCTTTCTTCCTGCGGGTGAACCCCAACGTCATCGCCATTGTTGACTGCAAATCATTCGCTCATCTTTTCGACATGGAAATCGTGGAGAAAAAAGATGTTCTGGTAGGGGATTTCATGCCTAGCGTCGGCTACACTGGAAATACTAGGGTTTGTGCTTATCTCGATACCTCTGAGCCTAAACATGCCCAG CTGAAGAACTTTTCCCTAGACATCCTGAAGCGGAGCTCCAAGGTGTGGGTGGCCGAACTCCAAGCCAACCTCGACAAATTCTTTGACACCGTTGAATCCGAAATCTCCACCAACGGCACCTCATCCTTCTTCTCACACCTCCAAACCTTCCTCTTCTACTTCCTCTGCAAGTCCCTCCTCGGAGCTGACCCTGCCCTCGACCCCGCCGTTGCCAATTCTGGTCCCTTGACCATCAACTTATGGCTCGGCCTTCAACTCCTCCCCACCGTCCCTGTCCTAGCTTTTCAGCCCCTGGTTGAGATATTTCTTCACTCCTACACTTACCCTTCCGCCCTCGTAAGTGGGGGCTACCAAAAGCTCTATAGGTTCATTGAGCAGCACGGTAAAGAAGTAGTTCAGCGCGGTGAACAGGAGTTCGGTCTTTCCGCATCCGACTCCATCAACAACTTGATATTCACTCTTGGGTTTAATGCCTTCGGTGGTTTCTCCCTCTTTTTACCCACATTGATCGGCACCATAGCCAGTGATAAAACTGGATTACAAGCTAGGTTAAGTGACGAAGTGAAACAAATATGTGGGTCGTCCTCATCTGGTTTGAGTTTTGACTCGTTGAAAGGCATGGAGCTGGTGAACTCAGTTGTTTATGAGACATTGCGTATGAACCCACCGGTTCAACTTCAGTACGCACGAGCTAGGAAGGATTTTCAACTCGCTTCTCATGACTCGGCTTTTGACATAAAAAAAGGTGAGTTGCTTTGTGGGTATCAGCCTATGGCCATGAGGGACAGTAATGTTTTTGATGAACCAGAGAGTTTTAAACCGGACCGGTTCGTGGGGAAAGGGAAAGAATTACTGAATTACTTGTTCTGGTCGAATGGGCCGCAGACCGGATCACCGACTGAGTCTAACAAGCAATGTGCAGCAAAGGATTTTGTGACAATGTCAGCTTCATTAATTGTAACTCGCATGTTTCAAAG AATTGACAGAACATGTCGCAGAGCACTGAAcagtggaaaagaaaagaaggaacgAAATACGTTTTCTACTAATTTTCTTCCTATCCATGGTGGATGGTTTAGACAAACTGGAGGTTACCTTGTGTCTGCGCATTAG
- the LOC107923977 gene encoding uncharacterized protein: MAVNQTAALKVGLCLLGLCLFGYIVGPPLYWHFMEGLVAVSHTSNTCPPCLCDCSSQPLLTIPEGQSNASFTDCAKHDPVVNENTENHFAELLTEELKLREAEALENQQRADMALLEAKKLASQYQKEADKCNSGMETCEEAREKAEEALSAQMKLTAMWEIRARQKGWREKVAKSNAQTQGNLQFV, from the exons ATGGCAGTGAACCAGACGGCGGCGTTGAAGGTGGGGTTGTGTCTATTGGGACTCTGTTTATTCGGCTACATAGTGGGTCCTCCTCTGTATTGGCATTTCATGGAAGGATTAGTAGCCGTCAGCCACACTTCCAACACTTGCCCACCTTGCCTTTGCGATTGCTCTTCTCAGCCTCTTCTCACAATCCCTGAAG GACAGAGCAATGCTTCCTTTACAG ATTGTGCAAAGCATGATCCAGTGGTAAATGAGAATACAGAAAATCACTTTGCAGAACTTTTGACAGAAGAACTGAAGCTAAGAGAAGCCGAAGCTTTGGAAAATCAGCAACGTGCAGACATGGCATTACTCGAGGCTAAGAAGTTAGCATCACAGTATCAAAAGGAAGCAGACAAATGCAATTCGGGTATGGAGACCTGCGAAGAAGCAAGGGAGAAAGCTGAAGAAGCACTGTCGGCTCAAATGAAATTGACAGCAATGTGGGAAATAAGAGCTCGTCAGAAAGGGTGGAGAGAAAAGGTCGCCAAATCTAATGCGCAGACACAAGGTAACCTCCAGTTTGTCTAA